DNA from Helicobacter sp. 11S03491-1:
CTTTTTTGTCTCGCCCAACCACTACAACGCGTTCATTTTGTATAAACAAATCAGTGTTTTTTTTCAAAGAAGGTTGATTGACACTAAGAAGTTTCCCGGCAAAATAACGCACTTCAAGAATTTCCATATCACAAGGAGCATGATAGTGATGATAATCTTTTGGGGAAAGATAAAAATTTAAATAACTATACCCCTCTTGTAAATCCTGTTTCAACCCCAACAATGCCGCAACACTATAAGCCATACCCTTAATTTGAAGCGCCCTATTCTCTTGAACTTGGGCATATTGCGTGATCAAACAATCACAAGGAGAAATCAGACATTCTTCAGAAGTATCAAACTTCCTGGAAACCTTTAAAGATCTGGTAAAAAGCGCATTCAAACTTTTATAAGACTGCAATGAATCAAACTCATTCAAATCAATATCAAAAATTTTGACATAAATACTATTGATCACTTTTTGAATCGCCCGAGGAAATTCATAATTAGCAAATCTCCCAAAATATCTCGAAACACTATTTGTAATGCCCATTATTCTTCCTTTTGATAAATTTGCCAAAAAGGCACATCAAACAAATCCGGTGCATTCAAAAGCATTTCAAAAGGCTTGAAACGCTCTTTATAACCCATACAATAATGATTTTTAATCCAATATCCCGGATAAAAATATTTGAATCTTTTTTCTTTGGCAACCCTTATTTGAGATAGAATATTAAAAGTACCAAGACTCAGATGACTCTCATGATGATCATAAAAAAAATAAATTGCAGACATGCTATCTAAAAACATATCTACAAGCCCTACACCCACAAGTTTATCATCTAAATAATATGCAAATTCATAACCAAAATCCATAAATCCTGCAACAAACATATCCTGATAACTCATTGCATCAATTCCCTTATACTCCCAACCCTTTTTTGTAACCATATGTCGGTGGTATTTATCATACAGAATAAGACGTTCATTATCGACAATGGGTTTTGAAATCACAAGTTTGATAAATTTATTTTTATTCAAAACACGTTTATGATTTTTGCTATATTCAAAAACATCTACTAATTGACGAATCGAAATGCAATCATTGCAATAGGGGCATACAGGGACAAAAAAATATCTTCCAAATCGCCTCCAACCCCGTTCAAGCAAACCTCTATAAAAATAAGGACGACATTCTTCAATATACAAATAATAAAATTGGCTTATTTTTGTTTTGATATAACTGCAAGTTTTTTGTTCTGAATAAAATTCAACAATTCGCATTCTATAAAAAACTTTTATTTAATATCTGCAAGTTTCAAAGTAAATTCTACTTCACCTCGTCCAACCCTAAGCTCTTTGGCGATAGAATCAATGCTCCAACCATCTTGAAACATTGCAACAATACGTTTCTCATCCACATCATTCCCGCTTGAAGAAAAATGCCCAAATTCTCTCACCTTACCCTCAAGTGAAATAATCTTTTCTTCAAAATAGTCCCTATCTTTATCTAGTGTTTGTTGCATATTTTGTATATGAGAATACAAGTTTGATAAACTTGAATTTAAATTGCTTTTTACTTCGTCTTTAATATTATTTCCCAATGTAGAATTTGCAAACTCTGCTTGCATCTCATTTTCTTGAATCCACTTTCTTGTTTTGTAAATTTCCTTACTCAATGCCTCAATTGCCTTCTCAAGTCGTTGCGTTTTTTTGAGTGATTCTCTATCTTTGATATAATTATACAAAACCAAAAATACCAATACTAATAAAACTAACCCCGATATGGCTAATAATAACTCATCAGAACTAAACTCCATTTATATATCCTTTCTTTTATGTTGAATTCTCAGATTTTCTATTTCTTTATTTGCAATATAAGTATCAAAATCTTGAATATCTCTTTGGTGCATTTGAGTAATTTTGAGTATTTCCTTATCAAATGCCTCTACGAATATGCCTATATAACGTTGTGGAAATACCGGAAGCTCAAACCTCATATAATACTTTTGCCCTCTTTTGAAATCTGCATTTTCTAAACAAACCACCCCATGCCCTAAAGCACAAATAATCCCCTCTTGTTTTAGGGGAAGGAAAGTTTCTTCGTGATGTTGGATTAGATTTTCTAAATGAACAAGTTTTTGATAAATCCTTGTCAAAATTTCTATGACTATTCCATCTCCATCTTGAATTTTATTTTTTAGTTTCAAATGCTCCAAATAATGATTGAAACCATCATTTCCCATATCAGCTAACTTTAAATATTCCTGCTCACATGACTTTGATACCTCATCATACCAAACATTCAAGCAACAAGAAACAATACGGGTATAAATGCCATTTTCTTTACAAATCTTTCCATAATCACATCCCATGAGTTTTGCCTATGCCATCAATTAAAATAAAAATAAAAAATACAAAACCCAAATAGCCATTTGTTACAAAAAAAGCCTTAGGAATATTTTTAAAATCCAAACTTACTAAATACTGCTCATACA
Protein-coding regions in this window:
- a CDS encoding phosphatidylserine decarboxylase; this translates as MMGITNSVSRYFGRFANYEFPRAIQKVINSIYVKIFDIDLNEFDSLQSYKSLNALFTRSLKVSRKFDTSEECLISPCDCLITQYAQVQENRALQIKGMAYSVAALLGLKQDLQEGYSYLNFYLSPKDYHHYHAPCDMEILEVRYFAGKLLSVNQPSLKKNTDLFIQNERVVVVGRDKKGEMMYYVAVGALNVGQMVLHFEPKIQTNKIANQNIVYVYSNPILISKGEELGLFKMGSTIVLFMKDIKITALKENSVKFGDTIGIFV
- a CDS encoding arginyltransferase, with the translated sequence MRIVEFYSEQKTCSYIKTKISQFYYLYIEECRPYFYRGLLERGWRRFGRYFFVPVCPYCNDCISIRQLVDVFEYSKNHKRVLNKNKFIKLVISKPIVDNERLILYDKYHRHMVTKKGWEYKGIDAMSYQDMFVAGFMDFGYEFAYYLDDKLVGVGLVDMFLDSMSAIYFFYDHHESHLSLGTFNILSQIRVAKEKRFKYFYPGYWIKNHYCMGYKERFKPFEMLLNAPDLFDVPFWQIYQKEE
- a CDS encoding helix-turn-helix domain-containing protein, which codes for MEFSSDELLLAISGLVLLVLVFLVLYNYIKDRESLKKTQRLEKAIEALSKEIYKTRKWIQENEMQAEFANSTLGNNIKDEVKSNLNSSLSNLYSHIQNMQQTLDKDRDYFEEKIISLEGKVREFGHFSSSGNDVDEKRIVAMFQDGWSIDSIAKELRVGRGEVEFTLKLADIK